A stretch of Arthrobacter sp. NEB 688 DNA encodes these proteins:
- a CDS encoding glycosyltransferase, whose protein sequence is MSPRPPWGEPVPANRWDLVQGQDAPVRTVGVVVLHYRQQRELERTLHALARQDYPAHAVDVVVTDDGTQPPPSVPDGVGLVTQEDLGFRASAARNAGARRARGDVLVFLDADCAPEPSFLRTITRLPRLLPEAVVVGRRRHADLATVPVDAPVETGGPEHELTEPAWLREAYAGSGDLLHADALSFRHVISAAVACSRWWFDHVGGFDEGFTAYGGEDWEWAARAWEAGGLLAHAPDATVWHDGPDAGVEPRTWGAEGTGHAKDLESLAVAARVGVPGVTTRALDLGADDVVVTVSPGFDLAALVIALDPLLQAAPTARLLLGDAHAALLPDERRVRPRPDGDGDEVPDAALLDTAGRYRRHVHLHAPAHATPATWHRLLSDVDRADAPARITVEDLGRPLLEVRSMRALRRASLWDQPDLAAAQPLSAAAMDITPTGSGVAGLLLRAGLAGVDGPPRSRGQNA, encoded by the coding sequence GTGAGCCCGCGGCCCCCGTGGGGCGAGCCGGTGCCGGCCAACCGCTGGGACCTGGTGCAGGGGCAGGACGCGCCGGTCCGCACCGTCGGTGTCGTGGTCCTGCACTACCGCCAGCAGCGTGAGCTCGAGCGCACGCTCCACGCGCTCGCCCGCCAGGACTACCCCGCGCACGCGGTCGACGTGGTCGTCACCGACGACGGCACCCAGCCGCCCCCGAGCGTCCCCGACGGCGTGGGGCTGGTGACGCAGGAGGACCTGGGCTTCCGGGCCTCCGCCGCGCGCAACGCCGGGGCCCGGCGGGCCCGAGGGGACGTGCTCGTCTTCCTCGACGCCGACTGCGCGCCCGAGCCGTCGTTCCTGCGCACCATCACCCGGCTCCCGCGGTTGCTGCCGGAGGCCGTCGTCGTCGGGCGGCGCCGGCACGCCGACCTCGCGACCGTCCCGGTGGACGCGCCTGTCGAGACCGGTGGACCCGAGCACGAGCTGACCGAGCCGGCCTGGCTGCGGGAGGCGTACGCCGGCTCGGGCGACCTGCTGCACGCCGACGCGCTCTCCTTCCGCCACGTGATCTCCGCGGCGGTGGCCTGCAGCCGCTGGTGGTTCGACCACGTCGGCGGCTTCGACGAGGGGTTCACGGCCTACGGCGGGGAGGACTGGGAGTGGGCCGCGCGCGCGTGGGAGGCCGGTGGCCTGCTGGCCCATGCCCCCGACGCGACCGTCTGGCACGACGGCCCCGATGCCGGCGTGGAGCCGCGGACCTGGGGAGCCGAGGGCACCGGCCACGCGAAGGACCTGGAGTCGCTCGCCGTCGCCGCGCGCGTCGGCGTCCCCGGGGTCACCACCCGGGCCCTCGACCTGGGCGCGGACGACGTCGTGGTGACGGTGTCACCCGGATTCGACCTCGCGGCCCTCGTCATCGCGCTCGACCCCCTGCTCCAGGCCGCGCCGACCGCGCGGCTGCTCCTCGGTGATGCGCACGCGGCGCTGCTGCCCGACGAGCGCCGCGTGCGTCCTCGCCCCGACGGCGACGGGGACGAGGTCCCCGACGCGGCGCTGCTGGACACGGCCGGGCGCTACCGGCGTCACGTCCACCTCCATGCGCCCGCCCACGCCACGCCCGCGACGTGGCACCGTCTGCTCTCCGACGTGGACCGCGCCGATGCCCCCGCACGGATCACGGTCGAGGACCTCGGCCGGCCGCTCCTCGAGGTGCGGTCGATGCGCGCGCTGCGCCGGGCCTCGCTGTGGGACCAGCCGGATCTTGCTGCCGCACAGCCGTTGTCCGCTGCGGCGATGGACATCACGCCGACCGGTTCCGGCGTGGCGGGCCTTCTGCTCAGGGCCGGGCTCGCGGGAGTGGACGGACCGCCTCGGTCGCGCGGTCAGAACGCGTAG
- a CDS encoding glycosyltransferase, translating to MSEAVGAQVEDLPVHWLPGPDRHGVTLLARQVADAAGVPVVRGHEVPARLHGRPVHLHFSSGLFDSPAAALDVVGAWADRTRLSLTLHDVPQPAEGMRWGRRAAVYSDLVARASAWAVNSRWEATLAAAAIPEAPRDPEVIPLPVVLEPRSSGAAHAVSDGPTVLPTAATSGPRDGWIGVVGWVYPDKGHEEAIELALAMRSRGHALGVAALGGVAAGHDELADDLARLASSLGVPWHVTGYLEDDDLLRAIRETTVPVAAHRHPSASGSVNSWLAAGRRPLLREHPSTVELDDLRPGAHLVRPLDAWPAEVALALEDPARTWLPPGYRPPHTLDDVVRAYRSWWAR from the coding sequence ATGAGCGAGGCGGTCGGCGCGCAGGTCGAGGACCTGCCGGTGCACTGGCTCCCCGGTCCGGACCGGCACGGGGTCACGCTGCTGGCCCGCCAGGTGGCTGATGCGGCTGGCGTCCCGGTCGTCCGGGGCCACGAGGTGCCCGCGCGCCTCCACGGCCGCCCGGTCCACCTGCACTTCTCCTCCGGCCTCTTCGACTCCCCGGCGGCGGCGCTGGACGTGGTCGGCGCGTGGGCGGACCGGACCCGGCTGAGCCTCACCCTGCACGACGTCCCGCAGCCGGCCGAGGGGATGCGGTGGGGCCGGCGGGCGGCGGTCTACTCCGACCTGGTGGCGCGCGCGTCCGCGTGGGCGGTCAACAGCCGCTGGGAGGCCACCCTGGCCGCCGCGGCCATCCCCGAGGCGCCCCGCGACCCGGAGGTCATCCCGCTCCCCGTGGTGCTCGAGCCCCGGTCGAGCGGCGCCGCGCACGCCGTGTCCGACGGCCCGACCGTCCTGCCGACCGCCGCAACGAGCGGTCCCCGGGACGGGTGGATCGGGGTGGTCGGCTGGGTCTACCCCGACAAGGGGCACGAGGAGGCCATCGAGCTGGCGCTCGCCATGCGCTCGCGGGGGCACGCCCTCGGCGTGGCCGCGCTCGGGGGAGTGGCCGCCGGCCACGACGAGCTCGCGGACGACCTCGCGCGCCTGGCCAGCAGCCTCGGGGTCCCGTGGCACGTCACCGGGTACCTCGAGGACGACGACCTGCTCCGGGCCATCCGCGAGACCACGGTGCCGGTGGCCGCGCACCGCCATCCCTCGGCGTCGGGGTCGGTCAACAGCTGGCTCGCCGCGGGCCGGCGGCCGCTCCTGCGCGAGCACCCGTCCACGGTCGAGCTCGACGACCTGCGTCCCGGCGCGCACCTCGTCCGTCCGCTCGACGCCTGGCCCGCCGAGGTGGCGCTGGCCCTGGAGGACCCCGCGCGGACCTGGCTGCCCCCCGGCTACCGGCCGCCCCACACGCTGGACGACGTGGTCCGCGCCTACCGGTCGTGGTGGGCGCGGTGA
- a CDS encoding glycosyltransferase family 1 protein: MPGGHAYSRTVMPAESGFVALPDPHPDLDGQVAGTRWWPPRMLTPEWVERSDFDLMHVHFGVEQVPLSTLEQTVRALRETGRPLVQTVHDLENPHLHDQAGYEARLSVLVEAADAVLTLTPGAAAEIERRWNRRAVVARHPHLVPLPMMRAVREARTAAVPAGRPVVGTTLKDLRAGTDAVGLLPALRHLARAMPEADVCVWLHERTWRDPADDRARRACRALAEAADDGVRLVVHPPMDDDALWSHLASLDVAVLPYRHGTHSGWLEACHDLGTSVVAPAVGHLADQGPEGVYRWRPDGADEASLLDAVRGALALRAESLPGADADARARQAAEVRAVHAQVYAELLARGIAERWPDTGASTSGRREGAA; encoded by the coding sequence GTGCCCGGCGGGCACGCGTACTCGCGGACCGTCATGCCCGCCGAGAGCGGGTTCGTCGCGCTGCCGGACCCGCATCCCGACCTGGACGGTCAGGTGGCCGGAACGCGCTGGTGGCCGCCGCGGATGCTGACCCCCGAGTGGGTCGAGCGCTCCGACTTCGACCTCATGCACGTCCACTTCGGGGTGGAGCAGGTGCCGCTGTCGACCCTCGAGCAGACGGTCCGCGCCCTGCGGGAGACCGGGCGACCGCTCGTGCAGACGGTCCACGACCTGGAGAACCCCCACCTGCACGACCAGGCCGGCTACGAGGCGCGCCTGTCCGTCCTCGTCGAGGCCGCCGACGCGGTGCTGACCCTCACCCCCGGGGCCGCGGCCGAGATCGAGCGACGCTGGAACCGACGGGCCGTCGTCGCGCGGCACCCGCACCTCGTCCCGCTGCCGATGATGCGTGCGGTGCGTGAGGCGCGGACGGCCGCCGTACCCGCGGGCCGCCCGGTCGTCGGGACGACGCTGAAGGACCTGCGGGCCGGCACGGACGCCGTCGGCCTGCTGCCCGCGCTCCGCCACCTGGCCCGGGCGATGCCCGAGGCCGACGTCTGCGTGTGGCTGCACGAGCGGACCTGGCGGGACCCTGCGGACGACCGGGCCCGGCGGGCGTGCCGCGCCCTGGCCGAGGCCGCTGACGACGGCGTGCGGCTCGTCGTCCACCCGCCGATGGACGACGACGCCCTGTGGTCGCACCTGGCCTCGCTCGACGTGGCCGTCCTGCCCTACCGGCACGGGACGCACTCGGGCTGGCTGGAGGCGTGCCACGACCTCGGCACGAGCGTGGTCGCGCCGGCCGTCGGGCACCTTGCCGACCAGGGGCCGGAGGGCGTCTACCGGTGGCGCCCGGACGGCGCCGACGAGGCGTCGTTGCTCGACGCCGTCCGGGGTGCGCTCGCGCTGCGCGCCGAGTCCCTTCCGGGGGCGGATGCCGACGCCCGCGCGCGGCAGGCCGCCGAGGTGCGCGCCGTGCACGCGCAGGTGTACGCCGAGCTCCTCGCCCGGGGGATCGCGGAGCGGTGGCCCGACACGGGTGCCTCCACGTCCGGCCGGCGCGAGGGGGCAGCCTGA
- the arr gene encoding NAD(+)--rifampin ADP-ribosyltransferase, translating to MADFELTTDELRAVAGYAADCAEPALVVWGRTHPDDDRPRAAVAAARAFAEGAPRSNLQRHTATAAHRAGREASTEAAKHAATAAGDAAASAYLHPLANATQMRHLLGAAVHAARAAELHRGDDPVVAEYVLDAAARRASPVVLDVLSRYPRAPVGRTRVAALMHRLDVLLRDPPPPKRVVDDPGPFFHGTRADVSPGDLLTPGWRSNYGTGRPLKHIYVTASSNGAPLAAALARGDGPPRVYRVEPLGPLEDDPNVTDKRFPGNPTRSYRTTEGVRVVEEVLGWEPPDAALVQRILDSSGELAELGIEAMD from the coding sequence GTGGCCGACTTCGAGCTGACGACGGACGAGCTGCGCGCGGTCGCCGGGTACGCCGCGGACTGCGCCGAGCCGGCCCTCGTGGTGTGGGGCCGCACTCACCCCGACGACGACCGACCCCGTGCCGCCGTGGCCGCGGCCCGGGCGTTCGCCGAGGGAGCACCACGTTCGAACCTCCAGCGGCACACCGCGACCGCGGCCCACCGCGCCGGCCGGGAGGCATCCACCGAGGCAGCGAAGCACGCGGCGACCGCGGCCGGTGACGCCGCCGCCTCCGCCTACCTGCACCCGCTCGCGAACGCCACACAGATGCGTCACCTCCTCGGCGCCGCCGTGCACGCGGCTCGGGCCGCCGAGCTGCACCGGGGCGACGACCCCGTGGTCGCCGAGTACGTCCTCGACGCCGCGGCCCGGCGGGCGAGCCCGGTCGTCCTCGACGTCCTCTCCCGCTACCCGAGGGCGCCTGTGGGGCGGACCCGCGTCGCGGCGCTGATGCACCGGCTCGACGTGCTGCTGCGCGACCCTCCCCCGCCGAAGCGCGTCGTCGACGACCCCGGCCCCTTCTTCCACGGCACCCGCGCCGACGTCAGCCCCGGCGACCTGCTGACGCCGGGGTGGCGCTCCAACTACGGGACGGGTCGCCCGCTCAAGCACATCTACGTCACGGCCTCGTCGAACGGCGCTCCCCTGGCGGCCGCGCTCGCGCGGGGCGACGGCCCTCCCCGCGTCTACCGGGTCGAGCCGCTCGGCCCGCTCGAGGACGACCCGAACGTCACCGACAAGCGCTTCCCGGGCAACCCGACCCGCTCCTACCGCACCACCGAAGGCGTCCGCGTGGTCGAGGAGGTGCTCGGGTGGGAGCCGCCGGACGCCGCGCTCGTGCAGCGGATCCTCGACTCGTCCGGCGAGCTGGCCGAGCTGGGCATCGAGGCGATGGACTGA
- a CDS encoding glycoside hydrolase family 3 N-terminal domain-containing protein, which produces MTTPTRPRPRRAALALTGALAVTLAGCSDGTPEAAPTTASSTSASASPSASATPSPSETATCADTTYEAMTADQRLGQLLMVGFDTNASLDALDSTIAKDHVGNVIYLGGWEGAEKVSTTSEHLQGLVSRKATAGVDLMIAADQEGGEVHQLRGEGFTRPPTASEQAQMSSSALRKAAAGWAEELKDTGVNVNLAPVTDTVPADIGRANEPIGKYEREYGSDPKTVEKASTAFIEGMLDGGVEATVKHFPGLGRIRNNTDFNSTGITDPTTTRDDAYLAPFAAGVDAGAGLVMVGSANYAKIDPGVPAMFSRTVVTDMLRGDLGFDGVVITDDVNAEAVRSTSPGQRAVKFVEAGGDIVLTGDASVAPAMLEALAAKSAKDDDFAAQVDASVQRVLTLKDRMGLLPCSSSSKSGD; this is translated from the coding sequence GTGACCACCCCCACGCGTCCCCGCCCCCGCCGCGCCGCGCTCGCCCTCACCGGGGCGCTCGCCGTCACCCTCGCCGGCTGCTCCGACGGCACCCCCGAGGCGGCCCCGACGACCGCGTCCTCCACGAGCGCCTCCGCGTCGCCGTCGGCCTCGGCCACCCCGTCGCCCAGCGAGACCGCCACCTGCGCCGACACGACGTACGAGGCGATGACCGCCGACCAGCGGCTCGGCCAGCTGCTCATGGTCGGCTTCGACACCAACGCCTCGCTCGACGCGCTGGACTCGACGATCGCGAAGGACCACGTCGGCAACGTCATCTACCTCGGCGGCTGGGAGGGCGCCGAGAAGGTGTCGACCACCTCCGAGCACCTCCAGGGGCTCGTGTCGCGCAAGGCCACGGCGGGCGTCGACCTGATGATCGCCGCCGACCAGGAGGGCGGCGAGGTGCACCAGCTGCGCGGCGAGGGCTTCACCCGTCCCCCGACCGCGAGCGAGCAGGCGCAGATGTCCTCCTCCGCGCTGCGCAAGGCGGCCGCCGGCTGGGCCGAGGAGCTCAAGGACACCGGCGTCAACGTCAACCTCGCACCGGTCACCGACACCGTCCCCGCCGACATCGGGCGGGCCAACGAGCCGATCGGGAAGTACGAGCGCGAGTACGGCTCGGACCCGAAGACCGTGGAGAAGGCGTCGACGGCGTTCATCGAGGGGATGCTCGACGGCGGCGTGGAGGCGACGGTCAAGCACTTCCCGGGCCTCGGGCGCATCCGCAACAACACCGACTTCAACAGCACCGGCATCACCGACCCGACGACGACGCGGGACGACGCCTACCTCGCGCCGTTCGCGGCCGGTGTCGACGCGGGCGCCGGCCTCGTCATGGTCGGCTCGGCCAACTACGCGAAGATCGACCCCGGTGTCCCGGCGATGTTCTCGCGCACGGTCGTCACCGACATGCTGCGCGGCGACCTCGGCTTCGACGGCGTCGTCATCACCGACGACGTCAACGCGGAGGCCGTGCGCTCGACCTCGCCCGGGCAGCGCGCCGTGAAGTTCGTCGAGGCCGGCGGCGACATCGTGCTGACCGGCGACGCGTCCGTGGCCCCGGCGATGCTCGAGGCGCTGGCCGCGAAGTCGGCGAAGGACGACGACTTCGCCGCGCAGGTCGACGCGTCGGTGCAGCGCGTCCTCACCCTCAAGGACCGGATGGGCCTGCTCCCCTGCTCGTCGTCGTCGAAGTCCGGGGACTGA
- a CDS encoding FAD-dependent oxidoreductase — translation MTASPSTAPAPVIVLASGDHTDTLLDVFWRYSREYDLRTAGSCREACDVTEDALAQGHQVAMFVTDSRLPDEENVLAAFAEWRHLVPTARRLVVAPYDRFLSDAPRLRSGMAKGKYDAYLLMPRGTRDEEFHHSVTELLSEWGWTATDPDVVVAKIVAPPGDVVAQQVRDFFDRMGIPCRSVEPDSEIGRHVAEHFPADAGYPRVWAANRDPIVATSVRDVARSFFDTQAEREMDAAAGADVVDVAVVGGGPAGLATAVYAASEGLSTIVLDGSAIGGQAGTSSMIRNYLGFPRGVSGMRLAQRARNQALRFGTRFHTGWEVEELVAGTGDEPHLLRGADFEISARSVVVASGVDYRHLGVPSVEALVGRGVNYGAAMSLSREMEDQDVVVVGGGNSAGQAAVHLARFARSVTVVVRRPSLSETMSAYLVGEIEFNPRITVQPCTQVVDAGGEGRLEWVSLRDTTTGETRQRPAYGLFLLLGAEPHCGWLPDEVALDGRGFVLTGRDVPKDRWVDGLPPENLATSVPGIFAAGDVRAGSMKRVAAATGEGASVVPLVHAWLSPGEV, via the coding sequence GTGACGGCCTCCCCCTCCACCGCACCGGCCCCGGTCATCGTCCTGGCGTCCGGCGACCACACCGACACCCTCCTCGACGTCTTCTGGCGCTACTCGCGCGAGTACGACCTGCGCACCGCCGGCTCGTGCCGCGAGGCGTGTGACGTCACCGAGGACGCCCTCGCGCAGGGCCACCAGGTGGCGATGTTCGTCACCGACTCGCGCCTGCCCGACGAGGAGAACGTGCTCGCCGCGTTCGCGGAGTGGCGCCACCTCGTGCCGACGGCGCGCCGGCTCGTCGTCGCGCCCTATGACCGATTCCTCTCCGACGCCCCGCGCCTGCGCTCCGGCATGGCCAAGGGCAAGTACGACGCCTACCTGCTCATGCCGCGCGGCACGCGCGACGAGGAGTTCCACCACTCCGTCACCGAGCTGCTCAGCGAGTGGGGCTGGACCGCCACCGACCCCGACGTCGTCGTCGCGAAGATCGTCGCGCCGCCCGGTGACGTCGTGGCTCAGCAGGTCCGCGACTTCTTCGACCGCATGGGCATCCCCTGCCGGTCCGTCGAGCCGGACAGCGAGATCGGCCGGCACGTCGCCGAGCACTTCCCCGCGGACGCCGGCTACCCCCGGGTCTGGGCGGCCAACCGCGACCCCATCGTCGCGACGTCGGTGCGCGACGTCGCCCGGTCGTTCTTCGACACCCAGGCCGAGCGCGAGATGGACGCCGCGGCGGGCGCCGACGTCGTCGACGTCGCGGTCGTCGGCGGCGGCCCGGCCGGGCTCGCGACCGCGGTCTACGCGGCGTCCGAGGGGCTCTCGACGATCGTCCTCGACGGCAGCGCCATCGGCGGCCAGGCCGGCACGAGCTCGATGATCCGCAACTACCTCGGCTTCCCGCGCGGCGTCTCCGGGATGCGGCTGGCCCAGCGGGCGCGCAACCAGGCGCTGCGCTTCGGCACGCGCTTCCACACCGGCTGGGAGGTCGAGGAGCTCGTCGCCGGCACCGGGGACGAGCCCCATCTGCTGCGCGGCGCCGACTTCGAGATCAGCGCGCGCTCGGTCGTCGTCGCGTCGGGCGTGGACTACCGCCACCTCGGCGTCCCGTCGGTCGAGGCCCTCGTCGGGCGCGGCGTCAACTACGGCGCCGCGATGTCGCTCTCGCGCGAGATGGAGGACCAGGACGTCGTCGTCGTCGGGGGCGGCAACTCCGCCGGGCAGGCCGCCGTGCACCTTGCGCGGTTCGCCCGCTCGGTCACCGTCGTCGTCCGCCGGCCCTCGTTGTCCGAGACGATGTCGGCCTACCTCGTCGGGGAGATCGAGTTCAACCCGCGCATCACCGTGCAGCCCTGCACCCAGGTCGTGGACGCCGGTGGCGAGGGGCGGCTCGAGTGGGTCTCCCTGCGCGACACCACGACCGGCGAGACCCGGCAGCGTCCGGCGTACGGGCTCTTTCTGCTCCTGGGCGCCGAGCCACACTGCGGCTGGCTGCCGGACGAGGTCGCGCTCGACGGCCGCGGCTTCGTCCTCACCGGCCGCGACGTCCCGAAGGACCGCTGGGTCGACGGCCTGCCGCCCGAGAACCTCGCGACGAGCGTGCCCGGCATCTTCGCCGCCGGCGACGTGCGCGCCGGCTCGATGAAGCGGGTCGCGGCCGCGACGGGCGAGGGGGCGTCGGTCGTGCCCCTCGTCCACGCGTGGCTGAGCCCCGGCGAGGTCTGA
- the tsaD gene encoding tRNA (adenosine(37)-N6)-threonylcarbamoyltransferase complex transferase subunit TsaD: protein MADEPLVLGIETSCDETGVGLVRGETLLFDAIASSVDEHARFGGVVPEVASRAHLEAMVPTIERACTEAGVTLRDVDAVAVTSGPGLAGALMVGVASAKALALSLGVPLHGVNHLASHVAVDIVEHGPLPEPTLAMLVSGGHSSLLLVPDVTHDVRSLGSTIDDAAGEAFDKVARVLGLPFPGGPHIDRVAREGQVVIDFPRGLTGGRDMERHRFDFSFSGLKTAVSRWVAAKEAAGETVPVADVAASFQEAVTDVLTRKAIDACREHGVGHLQIGGGVAANSRLRAMAQERCDTAGIELRVPRPKLCTDNGAMVAALGAQMVLKGRPPSDLGIPADSSMPVTVVSA from the coding sequence ATGGCTGACGAGCCCCTCGTCCTCGGCATCGAGACCTCCTGCGACGAGACCGGCGTCGGGCTCGTGCGCGGCGAGACCCTCCTGTTCGACGCCATCGCGAGCAGCGTCGACGAGCACGCGCGCTTCGGCGGCGTCGTGCCCGAGGTCGCGAGCCGCGCCCACCTCGAGGCGATGGTCCCGACGATCGAGCGCGCGTGCACCGAGGCCGGCGTCACGCTGCGCGACGTCGATGCCGTCGCCGTCACCTCGGGCCCGGGTCTCGCCGGGGCGCTGATGGTCGGGGTCGCCTCCGCGAAGGCGCTGGCCCTCTCGCTCGGCGTCCCGCTGCACGGCGTCAACCACCTGGCGAGCCACGTCGCCGTCGACATCGTCGAGCACGGCCCGCTGCCCGAGCCGACGCTCGCGATGCTCGTCTCCGGCGGGCACTCCTCGCTGCTGCTCGTCCCCGACGTCACGCACGACGTGCGCAGCCTCGGCTCGACGATCGACGACGCCGCGGGGGAGGCGTTCGACAAGGTCGCGCGCGTCCTCGGGCTGCCGTTCCCCGGCGGCCCGCACATCGACCGGGTGGCGCGCGAGGGGCAGGTCGTCATCGACTTCCCGCGCGGCCTCACCGGCGGGCGCGACATGGAGCGCCACCGCTTCGACTTCTCGTTCTCCGGGCTCAAGACCGCCGTCTCGCGCTGGGTCGCCGCGAAGGAGGCTGCGGGAGAGACGGTTCCGGTCGCCGACGTCGCCGCCAGCTTCCAGGAGGCCGTGACCGACGTGCTGACCCGCAAGGCGATCGACGCCTGCCGCGAGCACGGCGTCGGTCACCTGCAGATCGGCGGCGGCGTCGCCGCGAACTCCCGGCTGCGGGCGATGGCCCAGGAGCGCTGCGACACCGCGGGCATCGAGCTGCGCGTACCGCGGCCGAAGCTGTGCACCGACAACGGCGCGATGGTCGCCGCGCTCGGGGCGCAGATGGTGCTCAAGGGCCGGCCGCCGTCGGACCTCGGCATCCCGGCCGACTCCTCGATGCCGGTGACGGTCGTCTCGGCCTGA
- the rimI gene encoding ribosomal protein S18-alanine N-acetyltransferase: MSPATLRDARWPDVTGLAALEASLFPDDAWSEASWWSELAARPRRDYVVAADDAGALLGYGGLDHGGEVSDVMTVAVSPQARGQGLGRVLLADLERRALARGAEHVLLEVRADNAPAVGLYESSGYGTISRRRRYYPGGVDALVMRKSLQQNGAADG; encoded by the coding sequence ATGAGCCCCGCGACCCTCCGCGACGCGCGCTGGCCGGACGTCACCGGCCTCGCGGCGCTCGAGGCGTCGCTCTTCCCCGACGACGCCTGGAGCGAGGCCTCGTGGTGGTCCGAGCTCGCGGCGCGACCCCGGCGTGACTACGTCGTCGCGGCCGACGACGCGGGCGCGCTCCTCGGCTACGGCGGCCTCGACCACGGCGGCGAGGTCTCGGACGTCATGACCGTCGCGGTCTCGCCGCAAGCGCGCGGGCAGGGTCTCGGTCGCGTGCTGCTGGCCGACCTCGAGCGACGAGCGCTGGCCCGCGGCGCCGAGCACGTCCTGCTCGAGGTGCGCGCCGACAACGCGCCGGCGGTCGGCCTGTACGAGTCCTCCGGCTACGGCACCATCAGCCGCCGGCGCCGTTACTACCCCGGGGGCGTCGACGCCCTCGTGATGCGAAAGTCCCTCCAGCAGAACGGAGCCGCAGATGGCTGA
- the tsaB gene encoding tRNA (adenosine(37)-N6)-threonylcarbamoyltransferase complex dimerization subunit type 1 TsaB: MLTLALDTSTSAIGVAVLRDGEGPVVGVEIDARAHTELLAPLVERTLAQAGASVRDVTDLAVGTGPGPFTGLRVGMVTAVTMGYALDVPVHGVCSLDVLAEQALAATDADEVLVATDARRREVYWARYRRGADGVAEALTEPAVEAPAGLPAEVRALPTAGRGPLLYADLFEAPLADVLDVDPGVLARVAVRRNAAGTPMPVEPLYLRRPDALTTAERAAR; the protein is encoded by the coding sequence GTGCTGACCCTCGCCCTCGACACCTCCACCTCGGCCATCGGCGTCGCCGTGCTGCGTGACGGCGAGGGGCCCGTCGTCGGCGTCGAGATCGATGCCCGCGCCCACACCGAGCTGCTCGCCCCGCTCGTCGAGCGCACCCTGGCGCAGGCCGGCGCGAGCGTCCGCGACGTCACCGACCTCGCCGTCGGCACCGGCCCGGGCCCGTTCACCGGCCTGCGGGTCGGGATGGTCACCGCCGTGACGATGGGTTACGCGCTCGACGTGCCGGTGCACGGCGTCTGCTCGCTCGACGTCCTTGCCGAGCAGGCGCTCGCGGCGACCGACGCCGACGAGGTGCTCGTCGCGACGGATGCCCGGCGCCGCGAGGTCTACTGGGCGCGCTACCGCCGCGGGGCCGACGGCGTGGCCGAGGCCCTGACCGAGCCGGCCGTCGAGGCCCCCGCCGGCCTGCCAGCCGAGGTCCGCGCGCTGCCGACCGCGGGACGCGGACCGCTGCTCTACGCCGACCTGTTCGAGGCCCCGCTGGCCGACGTCCTCGACGTCGACCCCGGCGTGCTCGCCCGGGTCGCGGTGCGCCGCAACGCCGCCGGCACCCCGATGCCCGTCGAGCCCCTCTACCTGCGCCGCCCGGACGCGCTGACCACCGCGGAGCGCGCCGCCCGATGA
- the tsaE gene encoding tRNA (adenosine(37)-N6)-threonylcarbamoyltransferase complex ATPase subunit type 1 TsaE, which produces MSARRFVLPEVDDTRALGSALGGVLRAGDLVVLTGGLGAGKTTLTRGLGEALGVRGAVTSPTFVIARVHPSTVGGPALVHVDAYRLDGALELDDLDLDASVEESVTVVEWGHGLAEGLAEDRLEVVLDVDLGTERRTATVTGVGGRWATDGDDAPDPLAPLGGEPC; this is translated from the coding sequence GTGAGCGCCCGTCGGTTCGTGCTGCCCGAGGTCGACGACACCCGGGCCCTCGGCTCGGCCCTCGGCGGCGTGCTGCGCGCCGGGGACCTCGTCGTCCTCACCGGAGGCCTCGGCGCGGGGAAGACCACCCTGACGCGCGGCCTCGGCGAGGCCCTCGGGGTCCGCGGAGCCGTGACCTCCCCGACCTTCGTCATCGCCCGCGTCCACCCCTCGACCGTCGGCGGGCCGGCGCTCGTCCACGTCGACGCCTACCGCCTCGACGGCGCGCTCGAGCTCGACGACCTCGACCTCGACGCGAGCGTCGAGGAGTCCGTCACCGTCGTCGAGTGGGGCCACGGCCTCGCCGAGGGCCTGGCCGAGGACCGCCTCGAGGTCGTCCTCGACGTCGACCTCGGGACCGAGCGCCGCACCGCCACCGTCACCGGGGTCGGCGGCCGCTGGGCCACCGACGGCGACGACGCCCCCGACCCGCTCGCACCCCTCGGAGGAGAGCCGTGCTGA